The following proteins come from a genomic window of Pseudomonadota bacterium:
- the flgH gene encoding flagellar basal body L-ring protein FlgH translates to MMDDVVAGLSRLLAVFALMWLAGCTTGSVLTRQGEPEYAPVPPVVQQPLLHEHNGSIYMSSVSRPLFEDIKARHVGDLLTVVLDEQTDASKTASTGVTKDSTTDITAPNVLGQTPTLRGSPLSTGLESASDFSGDSDSSQSNKLRGSITVTVSEVLPNGNLRIQGEKWIAINQGDEYVRLRGIVRPVDIGPSNTVLSTQVADAQITYRGKGALADSNAMGWLTRFFISPLWPF, encoded by the coding sequence ATGATGGATGACGTCGTAGCCGGGCTGTCAAGATTGCTGGCAGTGTTCGCCCTGATGTGGCTGGCAGGATGTACCACGGGTAGCGTGCTGACCCGGCAGGGAGAGCCCGAGTATGCACCGGTACCGCCCGTAGTGCAGCAGCCGCTGCTGCATGAGCACAACGGCTCGATCTACATGTCCAGCGTGTCCCGGCCGCTGTTCGAGGATATCAAGGCGCGCCATGTCGGCGATCTGCTCACGGTGGTGCTCGACGAGCAGACCGATGCCAGTAAGACGGCCAGCACCGGCGTTACCAAGGATAGTACTACAGATATCACTGCACCGAATGTGCTGGGACAGACTCCCACGTTGCGCGGCAGTCCGCTCAGCACCGGGCTCGAATCAGCCAGTGATTTCTCCGGCGATTCGGACAGCTCGCAGAGCAACAAGCTGCGGGGCAGCATCACGGTGACGGTGTCCGAGGTTTTGCCAAACGGGAATCTGCGTATCCAGGGTGAGAAATGGATCGCGATCAATCAGGGCGATGAGTACGTCAGATTGCGGGGTATCGTGCGCCCGGTGGATATCGGACCGAGCAACACCGTGCTGTCGACCCAGGTCGCCGATGCCCAGATCACCTACCGCGGCAAGGGGGCCTTGGCGGACTCCAATGCCATGGGCTGGCTGACGCGGTTCTTTATCTCGCCACTTTGGCCATTCTGA
- the flgG gene encoding flagellar basal-body rod protein FlgG, with product MDQALWIAKTGLEAQQTRMSVTANNIANVNTTGFKRGRAVFEDLLYQNNGQAGAQSSEDTQLNSGLMTGTGVRVVATEKLFSQGSLVQTGNALDMAVEGRGFFQILMPDGTLGYSRDGTFQVNANGEIVTAKGYPLQPGISLPADAQNITISTDGIVSVTQPGNSVPTQVGTIQLADFINPAGLQPIGQNLFLETASSGAPQAGTPGQAGIGSLAQGVLETSNVNTVEELVNMIETQRAYEMNSKAISTAEQMLEYANNTL from the coding sequence ATGGATCAGGCACTGTGGATTGCAAAGACTGGACTCGAGGCGCAGCAAACGCGCATGTCGGTGACTGCCAACAACATCGCCAATGTCAACACCACCGGCTTCAAGCGCGGGCGCGCTGTATTCGAGGACCTGCTCTATCAGAACAACGGCCAGGCCGGTGCGCAGTCATCGGAGGACACTCAGCTCAATTCCGGCCTGATGACGGGTACTGGTGTGCGCGTCGTGGCAACCGAGAAGCTGTTCAGCCAGGGCAGTCTGGTGCAGACCGGCAATGCCCTGGATATGGCCGTGGAAGGGCGCGGCTTTTTCCAGATCCTCATGCCGGACGGGACGCTGGGCTATTCGCGTGACGGCACCTTTCAGGTGAATGCGAACGGTGAGATCGTCACTGCCAAAGGTTACCCGCTGCAGCCGGGTATCTCGCTGCCGGCGGATGCGCAGAACATCACCATCAGCACTGACGGTATCGTGTCCGTGACTCAGCCGGGTAATTCCGTGCCGACGCAGGTGGGTACCATCCAGCTGGCGGATTTCATCAATCCTGCCGGCCTGCAGCCGATCGGCCAGAATCTGTTTCTGGAAACCGCTTCGAGCGGTGCACCGCAGGCCGGTACCCCGGGGCAGGCGGGAATCGGTTCCCTGGCCCAGGGCGTGCTGGAGACATCCAACGTCAACACCGTGGAGGAGCTGGTCAACATGATCGAGACCCAGCGTGCCTACGAGATGAACTCCAAGGCCATCTCGACCGCGGAACAGATGCTGGAATACGCGAATAACACGCTCTAG
- the flgF gene encoding flagellar basal-body rod protein FlgF, with the protein MDRLLYVAMSGAREAMQSQAVNAQNLANATTTGFRADLESFRSMPVYGPGHASRVYGVASGMGVDYTPGSALSTGRDMDVAINGDGWLAVQGPDGNEAYTRAGDLRVDSLGLLRTGAGHVVMGNGSPIAVPPFETIEIAGDGTISIRPVGATATTLTVVDRIKLVNPNVVDMEKGADGLMHMKSREPAVADGAVTLQSGALESSNVNTVEAMVNMIQLARQYETQVKIMANAEENDRAVSQLLRLG; encoded by the coding sequence ATGGATAGATTGCTGTATGTCGCGATGAGCGGTGCCAGGGAGGCGATGCAGTCGCAGGCGGTGAACGCGCAAAACCTGGCCAATGCCACCACGACCGGTTTCCGCGCCGATCTGGAGTCGTTCCGCAGCATGCCCGTGTACGGTCCAGGCCATGCGAGCCGCGTCTACGGCGTGGCCTCTGGCATGGGTGTGGATTACACGCCGGGTTCTGCGCTCAGCACCGGACGCGATATGGATGTCGCGATCAACGGCGACGGCTGGCTGGCAGTACAGGGACCGGATGGCAATGAAGCCTATACCCGGGCTGGAGATTTACGGGTGGACAGTCTCGGGTTGCTCAGGACGGGCGCCGGCCATGTCGTGATGGGGAATGGAAGCCCCATCGCGGTACCACCCTTCGAGACCATCGAGATCGCCGGCGACGGCACCATTTCTATCCGGCCGGTGGGCGCGACCGCCACGACGCTGACTGTGGTCGATCGGATCAAGCTGGTCAATCCGAACGTTGTGGATATGGAGAAAGGCGCGGATGGCCTCATGCACATGAAAAGCCGCGAACCTGCGGTCGCCGATGGCGCCGTCACCCTGCAGTCCGGCGCACTGGAGTCCAGCAACGTCAATACAGTCGAGGCCATGGTCAACATGATTCAGCTGGCGCGCCAGTACGAGACGCAGGTGAAGATCATGGCCAATGCCGAAGAAAACGACCGCGCGGTATCACAGCTGCTGCGACTTGGATAA
- the flgE gene encoding flagellar hook protein FlgE, whose translation MSFRIALSGLAAAQASLDTTANNIANANTTGFKLSRAEFTDVYATAFGSIGSLDTGAGVRLASVTPLFTQGNIDFTGNALDLAVNGEGFFVLSDQGSHVYSRAGAFRVDRDGYVVNVNGQRLQAYPSLDPQGTNFSTASLGDLQLVATTTAPSPTTGADISLNLDANSDELGAGAIDPSDPATFNYSTSLTTYDSLGQSHTTALFFRKVDTATRTWDVRVVTDGDDTQTNAVQTVNFDSLGQLTAPMPVNFGTFDPGNGASPMNIDYDFSGTSQYGSSFAVNSLFQDGYATGRLSGLDIDPSGVVLARFSNGQTAAMGKVALANFANPQGLTPLGDSTWGGTFNAGDRRLGEPGAGNFGFLQSGALENSNVEITEELVSLITAQRSFQANAQVISAADTITQTVINIGR comes from the coding sequence ATGTCATTTCGTATTGCTTTGAGTGGACTGGCAGCTGCGCAGGCATCACTGGATACCACGGCGAATAACATCGCCAATGCCAATACTACCGGCTTCAAGCTGTCGCGCGCGGAATTTACCGACGTGTACGCGACGGCATTCGGCAGTATCGGGTCGCTCGATACCGGTGCGGGCGTACGTCTCGCATCCGTCACCCCGCTATTCACTCAGGGTAATATCGACTTTACTGGGAATGCGCTCGATCTTGCAGTCAACGGCGAAGGCTTCTTCGTGCTGAGCGACCAGGGTTCCCATGTCTACAGCCGCGCCGGTGCGTTCCGCGTTGACCGCGACGGCTATGTCGTTAATGTCAACGGCCAACGGTTGCAGGCTTATCCCTCGCTGGATCCCCAGGGCACCAATTTCAGTACCGCGTCGCTGGGCGATCTGCAGCTGGTCGCGACCACGACAGCGCCAAGCCCCACCACCGGCGCGGATATCTCGCTCAACCTTGATGCGAATTCCGACGAGCTCGGGGCCGGGGCGATCGATCCTTCCGATCCTGCAACCTTCAACTACTCCACCTCGCTGACAACCTATGACAGTCTCGGGCAGAGCCATACAACGGCACTGTTTTTCCGCAAGGTCGATACGGCGACGCGGACCTGGGACGTGCGCGTGGTGACCGACGGTGACGACACGCAGACCAACGCCGTCCAGACCGTCAACTTCGACAGCCTGGGTCAGCTGACTGCGCCGATGCCGGTCAACTTCGGTACCTTCGATCCAGGCAACGGCGCGTCCCCGATGAACATCGATTACGATTTCTCAGGAACTTCGCAATACGGCAGCAGCTTTGCGGTCAATTCCCTGTTCCAGGATGGCTATGCAACCGGGCGCCTGAGTGGACTTGATATCGACCCCAGCGGTGTGGTGCTGGCGCGTTTCAGTAACGGCCAGACGGCAGCGATGGGCAAGGTGGCGCTGGCAAATTTCGCCAATCCACAGGGGCTGACCCCGCTTGGCGACAGTACCTGGGGTGGAACCTTCAACGCGGGTGACCGGCGACTGGGCGAGCCAGGCGCGGGTAATTTCGGGTTCCTGCAGTCCGGTGCGCTGGAAAATTCCAACGTGGAAATTACCGAGGAACTGGTCAGCCTGATTACCGCGCAGCGCAGCTTCCAGGCGAATGCGCAGGTGATCTCGGCGGCCGACACGATAACACAGACGGTCATCAACATCGGCCGCTAG
- a CDS encoding flagellar hook assembly protein FlgD yields MTTIQDAAIFEELGLSRAAQAGVGKKELGQEDFLMLMTTQLRNQDPFKPMENGEFLSQLAQFGTVNGIDEVRSELQNMTGSLVSNQSLQAAAMLGRQVLVPGSVATLAEEGEIGGAVDLPNSVAELNIGIYDLSGQLIRNVSLGNQSPGMVTFNWDGLATDGSAAPPGRYEIRAEGISGGANAAYDVMLADTVRSVTLPAAGKPLTLELASLGEVGFSDIRQIR; encoded by the coding sequence ATGACGACTATTCAGGATGCAGCCATATTCGAGGAGCTCGGTTTGTCACGAGCCGCTCAGGCCGGCGTCGGCAAGAAGGAGCTGGGACAGGAAGACTTTCTCATGCTGATGACCACCCAGCTCAGGAACCAGGATCCGTTCAAGCCGATGGAAAACGGGGAATTCCTGAGCCAGCTGGCACAGTTCGGTACCGTGAACGGCATCGACGAGGTGCGTAGCGAGTTGCAGAACATGACCGGCTCCCTGGTTTCCAACCAGTCCCTGCAGGCTGCAGCGATGCTCGGTCGCCAGGTGCTCGTGCCTGGGAGTGTGGCCACGCTTGCGGAAGAGGGTGAAATTGGCGGCGCGGTCGACCTGCCCAATTCGGTGGCCGAGCTGAACATAGGAATCTACGATTTATCCGGACAGCTGATAAGGAATGTCAGTCTGGGTAATCAGTCACCAGGGATGGTGACTTTTAACTGGGACGGCCTGGCCACGGATGGCTCGGCCGCCCCTCCCGGTCGTTACGAGATTCGCGCTGAGGGCATCAGCGGCGGAGCCAACGCGGCGTATGACGTGATGCTGGCAGACACGGTGCGCAGCGTAACCCTGCCCGCGGCCGGCAAGCCGCTTACGCTGGAACTGGCGAGTCTCGGTGAAGTGGGTTTTTCGGATATCAGGCAGATCAGGTAG
- the flgC gene encoding flagellar basal body rod protein FlgC, with protein sequence MGLFSIIDIAGSGMSAQTVRLNTVASNMANAEVVSGSPDSAYHARQPVFAAVMDAIQGDPAAVQVQVSGVVESQAPVNREYSPQHPQADADGYVYLSNVNMIEEMANMISASRSYQSNVEVANASKQLLLETLRLGQ encoded by the coding sequence ATGGGACTGTTCAGTATCATCGATATCGCCGGCTCCGGCATGAGTGCACAGACCGTGCGCCTTAATACCGTGGCGAGCAACATGGCCAATGCCGAGGTGGTGAGCGGGAGTCCGGATTCCGCCTATCATGCACGGCAGCCGGTATTTGCAGCGGTGATGGATGCGATACAAGGCGATCCGGCAGCGGTTCAGGTGCAGGTCTCCGGTGTGGTGGAGAGCCAGGCACCGGTCAATCGCGAATACAGCCCGCAGCACCCGCAGGCCGACGCGGATGGTTATGTGTACCTCTCCAACGTCAACATGATCGAGGAAATGGCAAACATGATTTCGGCCTCACGCTCCTACCAGAGCAACGTCGAGGTGGCCAACGCCTCCAAGCAGCTGCTGCTGGAAACCCTGCGTCTCGGCCAGTGA
- the flgB gene encoding flagellar basal body rod protein FlgB, with amino-acid sequence MPSIIDRAFGVHADALQLRARRGELLASNLANADTPNYKARDLDFRNALSAAQGATALTTTHAGHMQLAGGGGGVQTMYRVPSQSALDGNTVDTQIEQAKFAENAVRYRTSLRFLSGKISGLMTAIKGE; translated from the coding sequence ATGCCATCGATAATCGACCGCGCGTTTGGTGTACATGCCGATGCCCTGCAGTTGCGGGCGCGGCGCGGAGAACTGCTCGCCTCGAATCTCGCCAACGCGGACACACCCAACTACAAGGCGCGGGACCTGGATTTCCGCAATGCGCTCAGCGCAGCACAGGGCGCAACCGCACTGACCACCACACATGCCGGGCACATGCAGTTAGCGGGCGGTGGCGGCGGTGTGCAGACGATGTATCGCGTGCCGAGTCAGTCCGCCCTGGACGGAAATACGGTCGACACCCAGATCGAACAAGCGAAATTTGCCGAGAATGCCGTGCGCTACCGGACCAGCCTGCGCTTCCTGAGCGGAAAGATCAGCGGCCTGATGACGGCTATCAAGGGAGAATAG
- the flgA gene encoding flagellar basal body P-ring formation chaperone FlgA has product MERTMDRRRLAYGIALAGSLAATAVPAAPFQDHASIRQTAEQFISDLVQANYGQTPEVHASKLDARLRLSRCDEPLEAFQPPGGKTIGNITVGVRCNSAKSWSLYVPVKVSIYDKVVAAARPLARGDIINSGDVKLVERDLAQLQSGYFSDPDEVSGMEVTRTISLDAALTNNLVKSPLQVRRGQQVILVANSGGLEVRMSGEALADGAAGDRIKVRNLSSKRVVDGTVTSATTVLVAM; this is encoded by the coding sequence ATGGAGCGAACAATGGATAGAAGACGACTTGCATACGGAATTGCGCTGGCCGGGTCACTTGCTGCGACCGCTGTGCCGGCAGCCCCCTTCCAGGACCACGCTTCGATCCGCCAAACCGCCGAGCAGTTCATTTCGGATCTGGTGCAGGCCAATTACGGCCAGACTCCCGAAGTGCACGCGAGTAAGCTGGATGCCAGGCTGCGCCTGAGCCGTTGCGACGAACCGCTGGAGGCCTTCCAGCCGCCCGGGGGTAAGACGATTGGCAATATTACCGTTGGCGTGCGCTGCAATAGCGCCAAATCATGGTCGCTGTATGTTCCCGTGAAAGTCAGCATCTACGATAAGGTCGTCGCCGCGGCACGACCGCTTGCCCGCGGTGACATAATCAACAGCGGCGACGTCAAGCTGGTGGAGCGCGATCTCGCCCAGCTTCAATCCGGCTATTTCAGCGATCCGGACGAGGTTTCCGGAATGGAAGTTACCCGCACCATCAGTCTCGATGCTGCACTGACCAACAATCTGGTCAAGTCGCCGTTGCAGGTTCGGCGCGGGCAACAGGTCATACTGGTTGCCAATAGCGGTGGCCTCGAGGTACGCATGTCGGGCGAAGCACTTGCAGATGGCGCTGCGGGTGACCGCATCAAGGTACGCAATCTCAGTTCCAAGCGTGTGGTTGACGGAACCGTGACCTCGGCGACTACCGTGCTGGTCGCAATGTAG
- the flgM gene encoding flagellar biosynthesis anti-sigma factor FlgM, which produces MPIEFRNPLATQGSLLARLRTMIGRSESGSDVTAAAAGTESASSNDRVSLSSDALDLASGQPLPLSATYPDASRVAELKQAIENGNFRIDSDRIASKVSLLYGRR; this is translated from the coding sequence ATGCCAATCGAATTCAGGAATCCACTGGCAACCCAGGGTAGCCTGCTTGCAAGGTTACGCACGATGATCGGCAGGAGCGAGTCCGGTTCCGACGTGACTGCAGCTGCTGCCGGTACCGAGTCAGCCAGCAGTAACGATCGCGTGAGCCTGTCCAGCGACGCGCTGGACCTCGCCAGCGGCCAACCGCTGCCGCTCAGCGCCACCTACCCGGATGCAAGCAGGGTCGCCGAACTGAAGCAGGCCATTGAGAACGGCAACTTCAGGATAGATTCCGACCGCATTGCTAGCAAGGTAAGCCTGCTGTACGGCAGGCGCTAA
- a CDS encoding flagellar protein FlgN, translating into MHGRTRTCHLQIRDLLHSEIELMKRFESVLAGEYRAITEREIVLLEQIITDKSHLLEQLASLEHERTQAVTSAGFGTGPAAMADCLRDAEPDLALPALWHELQKTARDCQDMNRKNQHLVDLCSRHTRNVLHVLRGEEPGQQTYLSDGETDDRHCSRSLAKV; encoded by the coding sequence ATGCACGGCAGAACTCGAACATGTCATCTGCAGATACGCGACCTGTTGCACAGCGAGATCGAACTGATGAAGCGGTTCGAATCCGTGCTTGCAGGCGAATATCGCGCCATAACGGAACGCGAAATCGTCCTGCTGGAGCAGATCATCACGGACAAATCCCACCTGCTCGAACAACTCGCCAGCTTGGAACACGAACGCACGCAGGCCGTCACCTCGGCCGGCTTCGGCACCGGCCCCGCTGCCATGGCAGACTGCCTGCGGGATGCCGAACCGGATCTCGCACTACCGGCCCTATGGCATGAACTGCAGAAAACAGCACGCGACTGCCAGGACATGAACCGGAAAAATCAACACCTCGTCGACCTGTGCAGCCGCCACACGCGTAATGTCCTGCATGTGCTGCGCGGCGAGGAACCCGGACAGCAGACCTATCTCAGCGATGGTGAGACCGATGACCGACACTGCAGCCGGTCGCTCGCGAAGGTCTAG
- a CDS encoding flagellar motor protein MotB, whose protein sequence is MAENCDCPPPPKCPAGIPAWVLTFADLMSLLLAFFVLLFSFSEMDQQKYKQVAGSMRDAFGIQREINVKDPPKGINIIAQEFSAGKPDESTPQNEMRQVTTDDFRQYLEIPKPSKAFEEALQAEKERLRLALESEINDGFVEVDIVDETIVIRILERGSFASASNLLIEPFKSVLEKMARTIGSNPGSVVVAGHTDSVPIANSHFRSNWELSASRAVTVVHELMRQGGIPKNRFRVEGYGDIMPVDSNDTPEGRARNRRVEVTLLYDRSFGSPEQAGSEPVAEAVTADTQGGPVTSQSEQVQAAPGSPMDSILVDPCPGCDSK, encoded by the coding sequence ATGGCTGAAAACTGCGATTGCCCGCCACCGCCCAAGTGTCCGGCAGGTATCCCCGCCTGGGTACTCACCTTCGCGGATTTGATGTCGCTGCTGCTGGCGTTTTTCGTGCTGCTTTTCTCCTTTTCGGAGATGGATCAGCAAAAATACAAGCAAGTTGCCGGATCCATGCGGGATGCCTTCGGTATCCAGCGCGAGATCAATGTCAAGGATCCGCCCAAGGGTATCAATATCATTGCGCAGGAGTTCAGTGCAGGCAAGCCTGACGAATCCACTCCGCAGAATGAAATGCGACAGGTCACCACGGATGATTTCCGTCAATATCTGGAGATACCCAAACCGTCCAAGGCATTCGAGGAGGCGTTACAGGCAGAGAAAGAGCGTCTGCGCCTGGCGCTGGAATCGGAGATCAATGACGGATTCGTCGAGGTCGATATCGTCGACGAGACTATCGTGATCAGAATCCTGGAGCGCGGATCGTTCGCCTCGGCGAGCAACCTGCTGATCGAGCCATTCAAATCGGTGCTGGAAAAAATGGCGCGTACCATTGGGTCGAACCCCGGCTCAGTGGTGGTCGCGGGGCATACGGATTCCGTGCCGATTGCAAATTCTCATTTCCGCTCCAACTGGGAACTGTCTGCCTCGCGCGCTGTTACCGTCGTGCATGAGCTGATGCGGCAGGGGGGAATTCCGAAGAACCGGTTTCGAGTCGAGGGCTATGGCGATATCATGCCGGTGGATAGCAACGACACGCCCGAGGGGCGGGCACGCAACCGCCGGGTCGAGGTTACGCTGCTCTACGACAGATCGTTCGGCAGTCCGGAGCAGGCCGGCAGCGAGCCGGTGGCAGAGGCGGTGACGGCGGACACTCAGGGCGGCCCGGTGACCAGCCAGTCAGAACAGGTACAGGCAGCGCCTGGCAGTCCTATGGACAGCATACTCGTCGATCCCTGCCCGGGATGTGACAGTAAGTAG
- the pomA gene encoding flagellar motor protein PomA → MDLATLIGLVGTLSAITAAILMGGSFAIFVNGPGLMIVVAGTMTVVLMKYPLSVAVHAMKAAAKAFLHKMQTPRELIEKCVELSNIARKEGVLGLEQVEIENEFLRRGVMLVVDGNDADFVRKMLSNDINLTIERHEEGQSIFKSIGDVAPAMGMIGTLIGLVQMMANMSDPKALGPAMAVALLTTLYGAVIANAIALPIADKLSLRSKQERMTKSLILEGISAIQAGLNPRVVEDLLKTYLPVTQREFAKEEKEAAA, encoded by the coding sequence ATGGATCTCGCTACCTTAATCGGCCTGGTAGGTACTCTCAGCGCTATCACCGCCGCCATCCTGATGGGTGGCAGTTTCGCCATTTTCGTGAATGGGCCCGGACTCATGATCGTTGTGGCGGGCACCATGACCGTCGTACTGATGAAGTATCCGTTGTCAGTTGCCGTGCATGCCATGAAGGCGGCGGCGAAGGCATTTCTCCACAAGATGCAAACGCCCAGGGAATTGATAGAAAAATGCGTCGAGCTGTCGAATATCGCGCGCAAGGAAGGGGTGCTTGGACTGGAACAGGTGGAAATAGAAAATGAATTTCTGCGGCGGGGCGTCATGCTTGTCGTTGATGGCAACGATGCGGATTTCGTGCGCAAGATGCTGTCCAACGATATCAATCTCACTATTGAGCGGCACGAAGAAGGGCAGAGTATCTTCAAGTCGATTGGTGATGTCGCCCCCGCGATGGGCATGATAGGCACGCTGATCGGTCTGGTGCAGATGATGGCCAACATGAGTGACCCGAAGGCGCTCGGTCCGGCCATGGCCGTCGCCCTGTTGACGACGCTCTATGGTGCGGTGATCGCCAACGCGATTGCATTGCCGATAGCCGACAAGCTGTCATTGCGCAGCAAGCAGGAACGAATGACGAAGTCGCTAATCCTGGAGGGTATCTCGGCAATTCAGGCCGGGCTCAATCCACGTGTCGTGGAGGATCTGCTGAAAACCTATCTTCCGGTCACGCAGCGCGAATTCGCCAAGGAAGAGAAGGAGGCGGCCGCCTGA
- a CDS encoding STAS domain-containing protein, with product MGCTTRCYLHDNTIVLGEHLGGIDTHEFCDQLDTVNPDFDVIVDGSRVQDIDTSALQLLAALAIHLRNNGHRLCWISPSSSLLATALLSGLSDQLGLDVP from the coding sequence ATGGGATGCACAACTCGCTGTTACTTGCATGACAACACCATTGTACTCGGCGAACATCTCGGCGGGATCGATACACATGAGTTTTGCGACCAACTGGATACCGTCAATCCGGATTTCGACGTGATAGTCGACGGCTCCAGGGTACAGGACATCGACACATCCGCCCTGCAGTTACTAGCTGCGCTGGCGATCCACCTGCGCAACAATGGACACCGGCTGTGCTGGATATCACCATCGAGCAGCCTGCTCGCCACGGCCCTGCTGAGCGGCCTGTCGGATCAGCTTGGACTGGATGTTCCCTGA
- a CDS encoding GGDEF domain-containing protein: MNTESQLSEQLQARLERCTNLPSPPVVALRVIELAQDPEVDIGMVSDIISTDPALAAKVLRVANSPIYALRRKTETLHQAITLLGLNGTLMLALSFSLASTMHNNADQGFNYNLFWKRSLASATCARRLGAAIRLRTKEELFLAGLLQDIGMLVIDKMEPKFYRSLGVDQHDHAALAAGECAKLGADHAVIGRWILEKWGFPGYLLEAVKYSHADRVAEDVAEMGKLLHCVAVAGQIVDAIQSPSEKNNLQIVAEATRARLGIDESAFREMLVALNADLAEVQDIFNTDLSDYNYSDTLLDNAKEMLMMMNLQTLQQADRLQETAEVLESRTRELEEHSRRDGLTGLYNRAFLDQKLAHEFSMASERDWPLIVMFVDLDHFKKVNDTYGHQAGDQVLQRAARVLSEGTRDDDIVARYGGEEFVIVTPGRGESTARVIAERLVNMFRSLRHRVGVDKEINVTASIGVAVMGEGVAFASVEDLVEAADKALYVAKRNGRNRCLVYSMALENGAGLGDNAAPAA, translated from the coding sequence GTGAACACGGAATCGCAGCTTAGCGAGCAGCTTCAGGCACGGCTTGAGCGTTGCACAAATCTGCCCAGCCCGCCGGTGGTGGCATTGCGGGTCATCGAGCTTGCCCAGGACCCGGAAGTCGATATCGGTATGGTATCCGACATCATCAGCACCGACCCGGCGCTCGCTGCGAAGGTCCTGCGGGTGGCCAACTCCCCTATTTATGCATTGCGGCGCAAGACCGAGACCCTGCATCAGGCGATAACCTTGCTGGGGCTTAATGGCACCCTGATGCTGGCGCTTAGCTTTTCGCTGGCTTCGACCATGCACAACAACGCCGATCAGGGCTTCAACTACAATCTCTTCTGGAAACGTTCGCTCGCATCAGCCACCTGTGCGCGGCGCCTGGGGGCGGCGATCAGATTGCGCACCAAGGAAGAGCTATTCCTGGCCGGCCTGTTGCAGGACATCGGTATGCTGGTGATCGACAAGATGGAACCCAAGTTCTATCGCAGTCTCGGAGTCGACCAGCACGATCACGCTGCGCTTGCGGCAGGCGAGTGCGCCAAACTCGGGGCCGATCATGCAGTCATAGGCCGCTGGATACTGGAAAAATGGGGTTTTCCCGGTTATCTGCTGGAGGCGGTGAAGTACAGTCATGCCGACAGGGTTGCAGAAGATGTCGCCGAGATGGGCAAACTTTTGCATTGTGTAGCGGTTGCAGGACAGATTGTTGATGCGATACAGAGTCCAAGCGAAAAGAACAACCTGCAGATCGTTGCCGAGGCAACCCGCGCGCGCCTGGGGATAGACGAGAGCGCCTTCCGCGAGATGCTGGTCGCCCTGAATGCGGATCTCGCCGAAGTGCAGGATATTTTCAATACCGATCTCAGTGATTACAACTATTCAGACACGCTGCTGGACAATGCGAAGGAGATGCTCATGATGATGAATCTCCAGACGCTGCAGCAGGCCGACCGACTACAGGAAACGGCAGAGGTGCTGGAATCGAGAACCCGAGAACTCGAGGAGCACTCGCGCCGCGACGGTTTGACCGGGCTCTATAACAGGGCCTTCCTCGACCAGAAACTCGCGCACGAGTTTTCCATGGCCAGTGAGCGTGACTGGCCGTTGATAGTGATGTTTGTTGACCTTGACCATTTCAAGAAGGTTAATGATACCTATGGCCATCAGGCGGGTGACCAGGTGCTGCAGCGCGCAGCGAGAGTGCTCTCGGAAGGTACTCGTGACGACGATATCGTGGCCCGCTATGGTGGCGAGGAATTCGTGATCGTCACGCCAGGGCGTGGTGAGAGCACTGCACGGGTCATTGCCGAAAGACTCGTGAACATGTTCCGTAGTCTGAGGCACCGCGTCGGCGTCGACAAAGAAATCAACGTTACCGCCTCCATAGGTGTTGCCGTTATGGGGGAGGGCGTCGCATTTGCCTCGGTGGAGGATTTGGTGGAGGCCGCGGACAAGGCGCTGTATGTCGCGAAAAGGAACGGCCGCAACCGCTGCCTGGTCTATTCCATGGCGCTGGAGAACGGTGCCGGACTCGGCGATAACGCGGCACCTGCCGCATAG